In a single window of the Hippocampus zosterae strain Florida chromosome 6, ASM2543408v3, whole genome shotgun sequence genome:
- the golga3 gene encoding golgin subfamily A member 3 isoform X5 → MEIHPGQDHCTLKFQEAENEKHLEEQGLDGNPNATKGIHNGPISSDVMPNGDKMSEGIHAAGISHANGSLSPTALLQSTSSAVNPPNQVASPGVTAYPPMMLEPEQAVAEVTGHTGDALQSLRLSMPMQETDLSNQKPSLEMENEEKIRLEARRRLEEQLKQYRVQRHKERSHRGTTRNRPFSTLDPELMLHPEALPRADTVAMTKEYSFLRTSVPRGPKLGSLGIPTTTKDKKSRSSRASKIHSLADYKAPENDGGGETVGGIKTADNTMGSIQSTISSVSAVSKVSVMSQSVTCVEEGRSGVSLQVGENVPEVDGGESGARPGNDGNDSDSSSYSSASTRGTYTMFSAAMDRQQGAYTVEGREIAPEAMGQFPSLHEVLQAASDEQHLQQLEQEGTGEPRSRRDSFSSSISLESSVLGHDEVLQVLKEKMRLEGQLESLSSQANQALKEKTELQAQLATVNTQMQAQKAEVQFSQEKQSVLTSEVSTLRQNCSQLEKAMVELQGNLESKNASLASLCNDLNVAEDQYNRLMGKVDEMQKTLKSKDNTVQEMRLQMGGLQNQLQQVQLERSTLQSRLKTSQAEIDSLQQVRQWYQQQLGLAQEARVRLQSEMANMQAGKMTQTGVLQHLKLENVTLSHQLSESQHRSIKEKERIAVQLQSIEADMMTQEAAYKQIQDAKTMVEDDLQHKLEEFEEERERLIKLANRASNLEMELEQVKLNLSQKDIQLQSLQKEHLELMRQLTITQENLHTKEQSINQLEARYVELEARLVELQAESNSKDDNIQYLQNEKIVLEVALQTARVDKSQLDENAERLGEDVLVASDVLDRLKQEVQVKTSQIEKLQQENGSLKKQVQKLKEQFQQQKEKIESLQTALEVVTKSKAMLEKELEEVISLTSTELEEYQEKVLELEDELQESRCFKKRIRKLEDANKKLALELEHEKGKLAGLTQSHSTLREHANILESALAKREADLVQLNLQVQAVLKRKEEEDQQMKQVVQTLQLALEKEKTKVKDLKEQVATAKDEAAHNRRHYRAAMLELSEIKKDLQAKEDLVKALQHEAHKLQSQDEKHSQEISRFQEELAEAHSQLQILQKQLDEELSKKPLTNQEVEDLMWEVQQRQREIETQKQQLEMMGECQHRELDSLQTALQNIKVELETVQEELSVTRKDKFMLQAKVGELKNSMKTILLQNQQLKQDLKQNRLRKQQRMELKSEGTPSNPVTPVKIPDCPVPASLLDELLKPSTSVNKEPLNNLHNCLRQLKEEMDSLQKQMEEHTVTVHESMSSWPNTEEGLAQLGLQNNISNALKPLNNTVVEGLEEEEQQS, encoded by the exons ATGGAGATCCATCCTGGTCAAGATCACTGCACTTTGAAATTCCAAGAGGCTGAAAATGAGAAACATTTAGAGGAACAAGGGCTTGATGGTAATCCAAATGCTACCAAGGGGATCCACAATG GTCCCATCAGCTCGGATGTGATGCCAAATGGAGACAAAATGTCCGAGGGCATTCATGCTGCGGGGATCTCCCATGCTAATGGGTCCCTGTCTCCAACAGCCCTTCTTCAGAGCACCAGCTCCGCAGTCAACCCCCCAAATCAAGTGGCTTCCCCAGGTGTGACTGCTTATCCACCCATGATGCTTGAACCTGAGCAGGCTGTTGCTGAGGTCACGGGTCACACGGGTGATGCATTGCAGTCACTCAGACTCAGTATGCCTATGCAGGAGACAGATTTGT CCAACCAGAAGCCTTCAttggaaatggaaaatgagGAGAAGATTCGTCTGGAGGCTCGCAGGCGCCTAGAAGAGCAGCTGAAACAGTACAGAGTGCAAAGACATAAGGAGAGG TCTCACCGCGGTACAACAAGAAACAGGCCATTCAGTACCCTGGATCCAGAGTTAATGCTGCATCCTGAGGCTCTTCCCAGGGCCGATACAGTTGCCATGACGAAGGAGTATTCCTTCCTGAGGACCAGTGTACCCCGTGGTCCTAAACTCGGTAGCTTAGGCattcccaccaccaccaaagacAAGAAATCCAGATCCTCCCGCGCAAGCAAGATCCACTCTTTAGCTGACTACAAAGCTCCAGAGAACGATGGTGGAGGTGAGACAGTAGGTGGAATAAAGACTGCGGACAACACTATGGGCTCCATCCAGTCCACCATCAGTTCAGTATCCGCTGTGTCCAAGGTCAGCGTGATGTCACAATCAGTCACCTGTGTGGAAGAAGGGCGATCTGGTGTTTCGCTCCAGGTTGGGGAAAATGTCCCTGAGGTTGATGGTGGTGAATCAGGAGCGAGGCCTGGAAACGATGGCAATGACAGTGACAGCTCATCCTACAGCAGTGCTTCCACCAGGGGAACCTACACCATGTTTTCTGCTGCCATGGATAGGCAGCAGGGGGCCTACACGGTTGAAGGACGGGAGATTGCTCCAGAAGCCATGGGTCAATTTCCCTCCCTGCATGAAGTCTTGCAAGCAGCCAGTGATGAGCAGCACCTACAGCAATTGGAGCAAGAAGGCACCGGAGAACCACGCAGCCGCAGAGACAGCTTCTCAAGCAG taTCTCTTTGGAGAGTTCTGTCCTGGGGCATGACGAAGTGCTGCAGGTGCTCAAAGAAAAAATGAGACTAGAAGGCCAACTGGAATCTTTGTCATCTCAGGCCAACCAG GCTTTAAAGGAGAAGACGGAGCTGCAGGCCCAGCTTGCCACTGTAAATACTCAGATGCAGGCTCAGAAGGCAGAGGTTCAGTTTAGCCAGGAAAAGCAAAGCGTCCTCACAAGTGAAGTCAGCACTTTGCGCCAGAATTGTAGCCAACTAGAGAAAGCAATGGTGGAGCTCCAGGGCAATTTAGAGAGCAAAAATGCCAGTCTGGCATCACTATGCAATGACCTAAATGTGGCTGAAGACCAATACAACAGGTTGATGGGGAAGGTGGATGAAATGCAAAAGACTCTCAAGTCAAAGGACAATACAG tcCAGGAAATGCGACTGCAAATGGGTGGTCTTCAAAACCAGCTACAGCAGGTCCAGCTGGAGCGCAGCACTCTACAGAGTCGACTGAAAACCTCCCAGGCAGAGATTGACTCACTCCAGCAGGTCCGGCAGTGGTACCAACAACAGCTAGGCCTGGCTCAAGAGGCTCGAGTGAGACTGCAAAGTGAAATGGCTAACATGCag GCTGGAAAAATGACACAGACGGGTGTTCTCCAACATCTGAAACTAGAGAATGTGACACTGTCCCATCAATTGTCTGAGAGTCAACATCGCTCGATCAAAGAAAAAGAACGTATTGCTGTTCAGCTGCAGAGCATTGAG GCAGACATGATGACTCAAGAAGCTGCTTACAAGCAGATCCAAGATGCCAAAACTATGGTGGAGGATGACCTGCAACACAAACTAGAAGAATTTGAGGAAGAACGGGAGCGCTTAATAAAATTGGCCAACAGAGCCAGTAACTTGGAAATGGAGCTAGAACAG GTGAAGTTGAACCTTTCCCAGAAGGATATACAGCTGCAGTCTCTCCAGAAAGAACATTTGGAACTGATGCGCCAGCTGACCATCACTCAGGAGAACTTGCATACCAAAGAGCAGTCAATCAACCAGCTCGAGGCTCGATACGTCGAGCTGGAAGCCCGTCTAGTTGAGCTGCAGGCAGAGAGCAATAGCAAAGATGACAACATCCAGTATCTCCAGAACGAGAAGATTGTTCTGGAGGTAGCATTGCAGACGGCCCGAGTCGACAAGAGCCAACTTGATGAAAATGCTGAACGGCTTGGAGAGgatgttttggtggcctcagatgtgttggatcgtctgaAACAGGAAGTTCAGGTCAAAACCAGTCAG ATTGAAAAGCTACAGCAAGAAAATGGTTCCTTGAAAAAACAAGTTCAAAAATTGAAAGAGCAGTTTCAACAACAAAAG GAGAAGATTGAATCTCTTCAGACTGCACTGGAGGTCGTGACCAAAAGCAAAGCAATGTTAGAGAAGGAGCTTGAGGAAGTCATCAGCCTCACTTCCACAGAGTTGGAGGAATACCAGGAGAAGGTCCTGGAGTTAGAAGATGAG CTTCAAGAGTCACGATGCTTCAAGAAGCGGATCCGAAAACTAGAGGATGCTAACAAGAAGCTAGCACTTGAGCTGGAACATGAAAAAGGAAAATTGGCTGGACTAACACAATCCCACAGTACACTGCGGGAACATGCCAATATCTTGGAATCTGCTTTAGCAAAGCGAGAGGCTGATCTAGTACAGCTCAATTTGCAG GTTCAAGCCGTTTTGAAAcgcaaagaggaggaggaccaACAAATGAAGCAGGTGGTGCAAACTCTTCAGCTTGCCTTGGAAAAAGAGAAAACCAAAGTCAAAGATCTTAAAGAACAG GTGGCAACAGCAAAGGATGAAGCAGCCCACAATAGAAGGCACTACAGGGCTGCTATGTTGGAACTGTCAGAGATCAAGAAAGATCTGCAGGCCAAAGAAGACTTGGTCAAAGCTCTGCAACATGAAGCCCACAAGCTACA ATCTCAGGATGAGAAGCATTCTCAGGAGATCTCCAGATTCCAAGAGGAGCTGGCTGAAGCTCATTCCCAGCTCCAGATCCTCCAGAAACAACTGGATGAAGAGTTGTCGAAGAAGCCCCTCACTAACCAGGAG GTTGAGGACCTTATGTGGGAGGTGCAACAAAGGCAGAGGGAGATTGAGACTCAGAAGCAGCAATTGGAGATGATGGGGGAGTGCCAGCACAGGGAGCTGGACAGCCTGCAGACAGCTTTGCAG AACATAAAGGTAGAGTTGGAGACAGTCCAAGAGGAGCTGAGTGTTACAAGGAAGGACAAGTTCATGCTACAAGCTAAAGTGGGTGAGCTGAAGAACAGCATGAAGACCATTCTGCTACAAAACCAGCAACTCAAGCAGGACCTCAAACAGAACCGCCTAAGGAAG CAGCAAAGGATGGAGTTAAAGAGTGAAGGGACCCCATCCAACCCAGTGACGCCGGTAAAGATCCCTGACTGCCCGGTGCCTGCCTCGCTTCTTGATGAGTTACTAAAGCCATCAACTTCAGTCAACAAAGAGCCGCTCAACAATTTGCACAATTGTTTGCGGCAGCTCAA GGAGGAGATGGATAGTCTTCAGAAGCAGATGGAAGAGCACACAGTTACAGTGCATGAGTCAATGAGCTCATGGCCAAACACAGAGGAAGGACTGGCTCAACTGGGACTTCAAAACAACATTTCTAATGCATTGAAGCCACTGAACAACACAGTGGTAGAAGGTCTTGAAGAGGAAGAGCAGCAGTCATAA